The following are encoded together in the Bradysia coprophila strain Holo2 unplaced genomic scaffold, BU_Bcop_v1 contig_94, whole genome shotgun sequence genome:
- the LOC119085165 gene encoding intraflagellar transport protein 46 homolog isoform X1, with protein sequence MEYYDEVVEIDDRAGHNKSIAEPGIIGKSMPDDEDLTKATGSGRQSRRPTSSLTRNRQPQKVDSFGSDSDSSDTDQHDSKQFITDHKEWDKLDVPTDIREIFQYILRYSPQKVEIDYVLQPFIPEFIPSVGDIDAFLKVLPPKLLNEKSTILSHIEKLGLEILDEPSGQQSDPALLHMKLRSVSTTQPRAPAPPSSVVSKSQKDIDKWIEEVQKLHVNHPFPQVVHTKPAQDIDKLMTEWPPEMERMLNQLGFPSAYLNCSLKFYIELVCGIFDIPIGAGKTQSDYIYALYTLFNLYVAVKSSVA encoded by the exons ATGGAATATTACGACGAAGTTGTTGAAATTGACGATCGAGCGGGTCACAATAAATCAATTGCTGAACCTGGAATTATTGGAAAATCTATGCCAGATGATGAGGACTTAACTAAAGCTACG gGAAGTGGACGACAGAGCCGTAGACCTACAAGCTCATTGACGCGTAACAGGCAGCCACAGAAGGTCGATAGTTTCGGTTCCGATTCCGATAGTAGTGATACGGACCAACATGACAGTAAACAATTCATAACCGACCATAAAGAATGGGACAAATTAGATGTACCAACCGATATTAGGGAGATATTCCAGTACATTTTGCG GTATTCTCctcaaaaagtcgaaatcGACTACGTCCTTCAACCATTCATACCGGAATTCATTCCATCCGTTGGTGACATTGATGCATTTCTCAAAGTCCTGCCGCCGAAATTGCTGAACGAAAAGTCGACCATTCTGTCCCACATTGAAAAATTGGGTCTTGAGATACTGGACGAACCGAGCGGTCAACAGAGCGATCCAGCTCTTCTACACATGAAACTGCGTTCCGTATCGACCACACAGCCACGAGCACCGGCGCCACCATCATCGGTTGTGTCCAAATCGCAAAAAGACATCGACAAATGGATCGAGGAAGTGCAGAAGTTACATGTCAATCATCCGTTTCCGCAAGTGGTTCACACGAAACCAGCCCAAGACATCGATAAACTGATGACCGAGTGGCCGCCCGAAATGGAGAGAATGTTGAATCAGTTGGGATTTCCGAGCGCCTATTTGAATTGTTCGCTGAAATTCTACATTGAATTGGTGTGCGGGATTTTCGACATTCCAATTGGTGCTGGGAAGACCCAATCTGACTACATTTACGCTCTGTACACTCTGTTTAACTTGTACGTAGCTGTTAAATCGTCAGTCGCTTAA
- the LOC119085165 gene encoding intraflagellar transport protein 46 homolog isoform X2 produces MEYYDEVVEIDEPGIIGKSMPDDEDLTKATGSGRQSRRPTSSLTRNRQPQKVDSFGSDSDSSDTDQHDSKQFITDHKEWDKLDVPTDIREIFQYILRYSPQKVEIDYVLQPFIPEFIPSVGDIDAFLKVLPPKLLNEKSTILSHIEKLGLEILDEPSGQQSDPALLHMKLRSVSTTQPRAPAPPSSVVSKSQKDIDKWIEEVQKLHVNHPFPQVVHTKPAQDIDKLMTEWPPEMERMLNQLGFPSAYLNCSLKFYIELVCGIFDIPIGAGKTQSDYIYALYTLFNLYVAVKSSVA; encoded by the exons ATGGAATATTACGACGAAGTTGTTGAAATTGA TGAACCTGGAATTATTGGAAAATCTATGCCAGATGATGAGGACTTAACTAAAGCTACG gGAAGTGGACGACAGAGCCGTAGACCTACAAGCTCATTGACGCGTAACAGGCAGCCACAGAAGGTCGATAGTTTCGGTTCCGATTCCGATAGTAGTGATACGGACCAACATGACAGTAAACAATTCATAACCGACCATAAAGAATGGGACAAATTAGATGTACCAACCGATATTAGGGAGATATTCCAGTACATTTTGCG GTATTCTCctcaaaaagtcgaaatcGACTACGTCCTTCAACCATTCATACCGGAATTCATTCCATCCGTTGGTGACATTGATGCATTTCTCAAAGTCCTGCCGCCGAAATTGCTGAACGAAAAGTCGACCATTCTGTCCCACATTGAAAAATTGGGTCTTGAGATACTGGACGAACCGAGCGGTCAACAGAGCGATCCAGCTCTTCTACACATGAAACTGCGTTCCGTATCGACCACACAGCCACGAGCACCGGCGCCACCATCATCGGTTGTGTCCAAATCGCAAAAAGACATCGACAAATGGATCGAGGAAGTGCAGAAGTTACATGTCAATCATCCGTTTCCGCAAGTGGTTCACACGAAACCAGCCCAAGACATCGATAAACTGATGACCGAGTGGCCGCCCGAAATGGAGAGAATGTTGAATCAGTTGGGATTTCCGAGCGCCTATTTGAATTGTTCGCTGAAATTCTACATTGAATTGGTGTGCGGGATTTTCGACATTCCAATTGGTGCTGGGAAGACCCAATCTGACTACATTTACGCTCTGTACACTCTGTTTAACTTGTACGTAGCTGTTAAATCGTCAGTCGCTTAA
- the LOC119085160 gene encoding GATOR complex protein MIOS isoform X1 — MSGTAAELYWFPKYQDRFITWGSEINLYQTKEEVAGQRLQTNIQIVISSKKTATLLATETRYQYIRCVAPSYRANELCLGVGLANGKVGLCNFVPSTENNIEFTPKQSRPCVALSWHENEKNLLAIGHDRNRNDHCITIWDTERGVPTEKSILHLSGLSETAHSLCWDKQNKILVAGMSHKYLKLMDLRQNTPFVITNTRAVHGVSLASNGTYLASYIDNIVTLWDIRNIDKSISVYQTEKNINSLSWCATRSSTLSIIQRDSPYVHLYDLHSPVESNVEPRIIKRIVAPFTYKAPVNSRNITLSNISWHPTDVERLLVLSGSGTISDFSVPQRVAMSWDPNNNLCGSLGVNLYRLNSTMSPPNSPTTATTTQWDKSAKHDEKNNQCQDDIAQIMHRRALNDYGKLPDIAKNGDLAPHLTSVWNLLANMQKESYALGLKTILGVSNECGAPLQYRSEQVQINWVDFPAGPSVEVFKNEQRDFAQRLCGWTFDKASVDSFRSFIDELCVKKEYTRAALIACFHLKIGYAIEILGLGAERCQDSNLRMVALALSGFSFEKSLWRSQCMTALSQIVDPHLRALFAFLTPDNDSYDIVLKESGISLSDRMAFACHYLCDTKLADYIKAMIQTCTDSGDLNGLQLTGTSEAGINLMQSYLDWTDDVQTVALISIKFLSKDLIGHTQVEHWISSYRELLDIWGLWVQRANFDISMGQIQPQPRYARSVFLLCSFCGKSVSACLQEEARLRATSSSTNAYKLSSCPSCRKPLPRCSLCLMHMGTTLGLSLQNPTGHANYGWQSKPFSKWFSWCQSCRHGGHTEHLTQWFSQHLECPVASCTCRCFTLDFSSPEANKETIF, encoded by the exons ATGAGTGGAACAGCAGCCGAATTGTATTGGTTTCCCAAATATCAAGATCGATTCATAACATGGGGCTCAGAAATCAATTTGTATCAAACCAAAGAGGAAGTGGCCGGTCAACGTTTACAAACAA ACATTCAAATCGTCATTTCGAGTAAGAAAACAGCGACTCTGTTAGCGACAGAGACTCGCTACCAATACATCCGATGCGTAGCCCCTTCGTATCGGGCCAATGAATTATGTCTTGGTGTTGGATTGGCCAATGGAAAAGTTGGATTGTGCAATTTTGTGCCTTCAACAGAGAATAACATAGAATTCA CGCCTAAACAGTCACGGCCTTGCGTTGCATTATCATGGcacgaaaacgagaaaaaTCTTTTGGCCATTGGACACGATCGCAACCGGAACGATCACTGCATAACTATTTGGGATACCGAACGTGGTGTACCGAccgaaaagtcaattttacatttgtcAGGGCTAAGCGAAACTGCACATTCCCTATGCTGGGACAAACAGAATAAGATTTTGGTTGCCGGAATGAGTCACAAATACCTGAAGTTGATGGACTTGAGAC aaaacactCCGTTCGTCATAACCAACACTCGAGCCGTGCATGGTGTTTCATTGGCTTCGAATGGCACATACTTGGCCAGCTACATTGACAATATCGTCACCCTATGGGACATCCGAAACATCGACAAATCGATCTCGGTCTACCAAACGGAAAAGAATATCAACTCGCTGAGCTGGTGTGCCACAAG ATCGAGCACACTATCAATCATTCAACGAGACTCGCCCTACGTTCATCTGTACGACCTCCACTCGCCCGTCGAATCCAATGTTGAACCGAGAATTATCAAACGCATCGTCGCTCCATTTACATACAAAGCACCAGTCAATTCGCGCAACATAACGCTGAGTAATATATCGTGGCATCCAACCGATGTGGAACGTCTGTTGGTGTTATCCGGATCGGGAACGATCAGTGACTTTAGTGTACCGCAACGTGTAGCCATGTCATGGGATCCGAATAACAATCTGTGTGGGTCGCTTGGTGTGAATCTTTACCGTTTGAATTCCACCATGTCACCACCAAATTCGCCCACAACGGCAACGACGACACAATGGGACAAGAGTGCTAAGCATGACGAAAAGAACAATCAATGCCAGGACGACATTGCGCAAATAATGCATCGCAGAGCGTTAAATGACTACGGCAAATTG CCGGACATTGCGAAGAACGGTGATCTAGCTCCGCACTTAACCTCTGTGTGGAATTTGTTAGCGAACATGCAAAAGGAAAGCTATGCACTAGGATTGAAAACCATTCTGGGAGTGAGTAACGAATGCGGTGCTCCGTTACAATATCGAAGCGAACAAGTGCAAATTAATTGGGTCGATTTTCCGGCTGGTCCATCGGTTGAAGTGTTCAA GAACGAACAACGAGACTTTGCCCAACGACTTTGCGGCTGGACGTTCGACAAAGCGAGTGTGGACAGCTTTCGCAGTTTCATCGACGAATTGTGCGTAAAGAAA GAATACACTCGGGCTGCTTTGATAGCTTGCTTCCATCTGAAGATCGGTTACGCCATTGAGATCCTGGGACTTGGAGCTGAACGT tGCCAAGACTCGAATCTCCGAATGGTAGCACTCGCTCTATCGGGATTTAGTTTCGAAAAATCGTTGTGGAGATCACAATGCATGACGGCCTTATCGCAGATAGTGGATCCACATCTTCGAGCCCTGTTCGCATTTCTAACGCCCGACAATGATAGTTACGACATTGTGCTG AAAGAGTCCGGCATTTCACTGTCCGATCGCATGGCATTCGCATGCCATTATTTGTGTGATACTAAACTGGCCGACTACATAAAAGCCATGATCCAAACGTGTACGGACAGTGGTGATTTGAATGGGCTACAATTGACCGGTACATCGGAGGCCGGTATCAACTTAATGCAAAGCTATCTCGATTGGACGGATGATGTACAAACGGTCGCCTTGATATCcatcaaatttttgtcaaaggACTTGATCGGTCATACACAAGTGGAACATTGGATTTCGAG CTATCGCGAATTGTTGGACATTTGGGGCTTATGGGTTCAACGagcgaatttcgatatttcaatgGGTCAAATACAGCCACAGCCGAGATATGCGAGGTCGGTGTTTTTGCTGTGCAGTTTCTGTGGCAAAAG TGTTTCAGCCTGTCTTCAAGAAGAAGCTCGACTTCGAGCAACTAGTTCATCAACAAATGCTTATAAG CTCTCGTCATGTCCCAGTTGTCGGAAACCGTTACCCCGTTGCTCTTTATGCCTGATGCATATGGGAACAACGCTGGGTCTGTCGCTACAGAATCCCACCGGTCACGCAAATTATGGATGGCAATCGAAACCTTTTTCCAAATGGTTTTCATGGTGTCAGAGTTGTCGGCATGGCGGTCACACCGAACATTTAACGCAATGGTTCAGCCAGCATTTAGAGTGTCCCGTTGCATCGTGTACATGTCGTTGTTTCACTTTGGATTTTTCCAGTCCGGAAGCGaataaagaaacaattttctag
- the LOC119085160 gene encoding GATOR complex protein MIOS isoform X2: MSGTAAELYWFPKYQDRFITWGSEINLYQTKEEVAGQRLQTNIQIVISSKKTATLLATETRYQYIRCVAPSYRANELCLGVGLANGKVGLCNFVPSTENNIEFTPKQSRPCVALSWHENEKNLLAIGHDRNRNDHCITIWDTERGVPTEKSILHLSGLSETAHSLCWDKQNKILVAGMSHKYLKLMDLRQNTPFVITNTRAVHGVSLASNGTYLASYIDNIVTLWDIRNIDKSISVYQTEKNINSLSWCATRSSTLSIIQRDSPYVHLYDLHSPVESNVEPRIIKRIVAPFTYKAPVNSRNITLSNISWHPTDVERLLVLSGSGTISDFSVPQRVAMSWDPNNNLCGSLGVNLYRLNSTMSPPNSPTTATTTQWDKSAKHDEKNNQCQDDIAQIMHRRALNDYGKLPDIAKNGDLAPHLTSVWNLLANMQKESYALGLKTILGVSNECGAPLQYRSEQVQINWVDFPAGPSVEVFKNEQRDFAQRLCGWTFDKASVDSFRSFIDELCVKKEYTRAALIACFHLKIGYAIEILGLGAERCQDSNLRMVALALSGFSFEKSLWRSQCMTALSQIVDPHLRALFAFLTPDNDSYDIVLKESGISLSDRMAFACHYLCDTKLADYIKAMIQTCTDSGDLNGLQLTGTSEAGINLMQSYLDWTDDVQTVALISIKFLSKDLIGHTQVEHWISSYRELLDIWGLWVQRANFDISMGQIQPQPRYARSVFLLCSFCGKSVSACLQEEARLRATSSSTNAYKLSETVTPLLFMPDAYGNNAGSVATESHRSRKLWMAIETFFQMVFMVSELSAWRSHRTFNAMVQPAFRVSRCIVYMSLFHFGFFQSGSE, from the exons ATGAGTGGAACAGCAGCCGAATTGTATTGGTTTCCCAAATATCAAGATCGATTCATAACATGGGGCTCAGAAATCAATTTGTATCAAACCAAAGAGGAAGTGGCCGGTCAACGTTTACAAACAA ACATTCAAATCGTCATTTCGAGTAAGAAAACAGCGACTCTGTTAGCGACAGAGACTCGCTACCAATACATCCGATGCGTAGCCCCTTCGTATCGGGCCAATGAATTATGTCTTGGTGTTGGATTGGCCAATGGAAAAGTTGGATTGTGCAATTTTGTGCCTTCAACAGAGAATAACATAGAATTCA CGCCTAAACAGTCACGGCCTTGCGTTGCATTATCATGGcacgaaaacgagaaaaaTCTTTTGGCCATTGGACACGATCGCAACCGGAACGATCACTGCATAACTATTTGGGATACCGAACGTGGTGTACCGAccgaaaagtcaattttacatttgtcAGGGCTAAGCGAAACTGCACATTCCCTATGCTGGGACAAACAGAATAAGATTTTGGTTGCCGGAATGAGTCACAAATACCTGAAGTTGATGGACTTGAGAC aaaacactCCGTTCGTCATAACCAACACTCGAGCCGTGCATGGTGTTTCATTGGCTTCGAATGGCACATACTTGGCCAGCTACATTGACAATATCGTCACCCTATGGGACATCCGAAACATCGACAAATCGATCTCGGTCTACCAAACGGAAAAGAATATCAACTCGCTGAGCTGGTGTGCCACAAG ATCGAGCACACTATCAATCATTCAACGAGACTCGCCCTACGTTCATCTGTACGACCTCCACTCGCCCGTCGAATCCAATGTTGAACCGAGAATTATCAAACGCATCGTCGCTCCATTTACATACAAAGCACCAGTCAATTCGCGCAACATAACGCTGAGTAATATATCGTGGCATCCAACCGATGTGGAACGTCTGTTGGTGTTATCCGGATCGGGAACGATCAGTGACTTTAGTGTACCGCAACGTGTAGCCATGTCATGGGATCCGAATAACAATCTGTGTGGGTCGCTTGGTGTGAATCTTTACCGTTTGAATTCCACCATGTCACCACCAAATTCGCCCACAACGGCAACGACGACACAATGGGACAAGAGTGCTAAGCATGACGAAAAGAACAATCAATGCCAGGACGACATTGCGCAAATAATGCATCGCAGAGCGTTAAATGACTACGGCAAATTG CCGGACATTGCGAAGAACGGTGATCTAGCTCCGCACTTAACCTCTGTGTGGAATTTGTTAGCGAACATGCAAAAGGAAAGCTATGCACTAGGATTGAAAACCATTCTGGGAGTGAGTAACGAATGCGGTGCTCCGTTACAATATCGAAGCGAACAAGTGCAAATTAATTGGGTCGATTTTCCGGCTGGTCCATCGGTTGAAGTGTTCAA GAACGAACAACGAGACTTTGCCCAACGACTTTGCGGCTGGACGTTCGACAAAGCGAGTGTGGACAGCTTTCGCAGTTTCATCGACGAATTGTGCGTAAAGAAA GAATACACTCGGGCTGCTTTGATAGCTTGCTTCCATCTGAAGATCGGTTACGCCATTGAGATCCTGGGACTTGGAGCTGAACGT tGCCAAGACTCGAATCTCCGAATGGTAGCACTCGCTCTATCGGGATTTAGTTTCGAAAAATCGTTGTGGAGATCACAATGCATGACGGCCTTATCGCAGATAGTGGATCCACATCTTCGAGCCCTGTTCGCATTTCTAACGCCCGACAATGATAGTTACGACATTGTGCTG AAAGAGTCCGGCATTTCACTGTCCGATCGCATGGCATTCGCATGCCATTATTTGTGTGATACTAAACTGGCCGACTACATAAAAGCCATGATCCAAACGTGTACGGACAGTGGTGATTTGAATGGGCTACAATTGACCGGTACATCGGAGGCCGGTATCAACTTAATGCAAAGCTATCTCGATTGGACGGATGATGTACAAACGGTCGCCTTGATATCcatcaaatttttgtcaaaggACTTGATCGGTCATACACAAGTGGAACATTGGATTTCGAG CTATCGCGAATTGTTGGACATTTGGGGCTTATGGGTTCAACGagcgaatttcgatatttcaatgGGTCAAATACAGCCACAGCCGAGATATGCGAGGTCGGTGTTTTTGCTGTGCAGTTTCTGTGGCAAAAG TGTTTCAGCCTGTCTTCAAGAAGAAGCTCGACTTCGAGCAACTAGTTCATCAACAAATGCTTATAAG TTGTCGGAAACCGTTACCCCGTTGCTCTTTATGCCTGATGCATATGGGAACAACGCTGGGTCTGTCGCTACAGAATCCCACCGGTCACGCAAATTATGGATGGCAATCGAAACCTTTTTCCAAATGGTTTTCATGGTGTCAGAGTTGTCGGCATGGCGGTCACACCGAACATTTAACGCAATGGTTCAGCCAGCATTTAGAGTGTCCCGTTGCATCGTGTACATGTCGTTGTTTCACTTTGGATTTTTCCAGTCCGGAAGCGaataa